One Halalkalicoccus subterraneus DNA window includes the following coding sequences:
- a CDS encoding NmrA/HSCARG family protein has product MSDPRSVLVTGATGNQGGAVVDHLLAAGAEFDVRGLTRDADSDAASELEERGVTMVEGDLNEPETLRDPVGDADAVFAVTNFWTEGYEGQVQQGKNLADVASEEGVEQFVFSGVASHDQETGVSHFDSAWEIDQYAQELDLPLTVLQPVFFLQNLEAFAEDVMEGTLALPLEEGVPLQMVDVDDVGHAAAVALEHPEEFVGERYDLAGDEATLEETAAVLSEVTGHEVEAVHVPIEEAYDSFGEEFTVMCEWFNEVGYDAPIDDLPETFGFEFTGLEAYLHEHGWEEKEGMASVPGWVKAL; this is encoded by the coding sequence ATGAGCGATCCGAGATCGGTCCTCGTGACTGGCGCGACGGGCAACCAGGGCGGCGCGGTGGTCGACCACCTGCTCGCCGCCGGGGCCGAGTTCGACGTCCGCGGGCTCACTCGCGACGCCGACAGCGACGCGGCGAGCGAACTCGAGGAGCGGGGCGTGACGATGGTCGAGGGCGACCTGAACGAGCCCGAGACGCTCCGCGATCCCGTCGGCGACGCCGACGCCGTCTTCGCGGTCACGAACTTCTGGACGGAGGGATACGAGGGGCAGGTCCAGCAGGGAAAGAACCTCGCTGACGTCGCGAGCGAGGAGGGCGTCGAGCAGTTCGTCTTCAGCGGCGTCGCCAGCCACGATCAGGAAACCGGCGTCTCGCACTTCGATTCGGCCTGGGAGATCGACCAGTACGCCCAGGAGCTTGACCTCCCGCTGACGGTCCTCCAGCCGGTCTTCTTCCTCCAGAACCTCGAGGCGTTCGCCGAGGACGTCATGGAGGGGACCCTCGCGCTCCCCCTCGAGGAGGGCGTCCCCCTCCAGATGGTCGACGTCGACGACGTGGGTCACGCGGCAGCGGTCGCCCTCGAGCACCCCGAGGAGTTCGTCGGCGAGCGCTACGACCTCGCGGGCGACGAGGCGACCCTCGAGGAGACGGCCGCCGTGCTCTCGGAGGTCACCGGCCACGAGGTCGAGGCCGTCCACGTCCCGATCGAGGAGGCGTATGACTCCTTCGGCGAGGAGTTCACCGTCATGTGCGAGTGGTTCAACGAGGTCGGCTACGACGCTCCGATCGACGACCTCCCCGAGACCTTCGGCTTCGAGTTCACCGGCCTCGAGGCGTACCTCCACGAGCACGGCTGGGAGGAAAAGGAGGGAATGGCCTCGGTTCCCGGCTGGGTCAAGGCGCTCTGA